A genome region from Clostridium pasteurianum includes the following:
- a CDS encoding glycoside hydrolase family 32 protein, with protein MNNKEFLDLVKKTESKYEKEVQDDYYRQNYHLMPPVGFMNDPNGFIEFNNEYHLFYQYNPVYPEPKKVCWGHVKSKDLVNWKKLPAALAPIDWYDSHGCYSGSAVNNNGTFTLMYTGNVKDSDGNRETYQCLAKTVDGMNFVKDEKNPIINNQPKGYTRHFRDPKLWKHDDLWYMVLGAQTESEKGTAIIYKSKDLYSWDKIGEVAGSNLNDLSFLGYMWECPNLFSIGNKDILLFCPQGVEAKGNLYNNIYQCGYLVGNLDYNTGKLSYGSFNEIDRGFEFYAPQVTKDSKGRILMVGWMGLPDEENSPTIKNRWLHCLTIARELKLKGDKIIQSPVEEMKLLRKEKISFDDIVLNNAQEQFENVKGDSYELLCDFSYGDVQSFGVKLRCSKNRQEDTLIYYNVIEEKLILDRSKDGFHETGVRKCCIEDNGKLRLHIFMDKSSVEIFVNEGEETFTSRIYPHEGSEDIIFFAKSGEVKLNMEFWKI; from the coding sequence ATGAATAATAAGGAGTTTTTAGATTTAGTTAAAAAAACTGAAAGTAAATATGAAAAAGAAGTGCAGGATGATTATTACAGACAAAATTATCACCTGATGCCGCCAGTTGGCTTTATGAATGATCCCAATGGGTTTATTGAGTTTAATAATGAGTATCATTTGTTTTATCAGTATAATCCAGTTTATCCTGAGCCTAAAAAAGTATGCTGGGGGCATGTTAAAAGTAAAGACTTAGTAAACTGGAAGAAGCTGCCCGCTGCCTTGGCGCCTATTGATTGGTATGATAGTCATGGTTGTTATTCTGGAAGTGCTGTAAATAATAATGGAACATTTACTTTAATGTATACGGGAAATGTAAAGGATTCAGATGGAAATAGAGAAACATATCAATGCTTGGCTAAGACAGTAGATGGCATGAATTTTGTCAAAGATGAAAAAAATCCAATTATAAATAATCAGCCAAAGGGATATACGAGGCATTTTAGAGATCCGAAATTATGGAAGCATGACGATTTGTGGTATATGGTACTTGGAGCTCAAACGGAATCAGAGAAGGGGACTGCAATAATATACAAATCTAAGGATTTGTATTCGTGGGATAAAATTGGAGAGGTAGCAGGCTCTAATTTGAACGATTTGAGTTTTTTAGGATATATGTGGGAATGTCCAAATTTATTTAGTATAGGGAATAAAGATATACTTTTATTTTGCCCACAAGGTGTTGAAGCTAAAGGGAATCTTTATAATAACATATATCAGTGTGGATATTTAGTGGGAAATTTAGATTATAATACAGGTAAATTAAGTTATGGGAGTTTTAATGAAATTGATAGGGGATTTGAATTTTATGCACCTCAAGTAACTAAAGATAGCAAAGGTAGAATACTTATGGTTGGATGGATGGGCCTTCCTGATGAAGAAAACAGCCCGACTATTAAAAACCGTTGGCTTCACTGCTTAACTATTGCTAGAGAACTTAAGCTTAAAGGTGACAAGATAATTCAAAGTCCTGTAGAAGAGATGAAACTTTTAAGAAAAGAGAAAATAAGCTTTGATGATATAGTTTTAAATAATGCTCAAGAACAGTTTGAAAATGTAAAAGGAGACAGCTATGAACTCCTGTGTGATTTTTCTTATGGGGATGTTCAAAGTTTTGGAGTGAAGTTAAGATGCAGCAAGAATAGACAAGAAGATACTTTGATTTATTATAATGTTATAGAAGAAAAACTCATTTTGGATAGAAGTAAGGATGGCTTTCATGAAACAGGTGTTAGAAAATGTTGCATTGAAGATAATGGGAAATTAAGGCTTCATATATTTATGGATAAATCATCTGTTGAGATATTTGTAAATGAAGGAGAAGAAACTTTCACTTCAAGAATTTATCCACATGAGGGAAGTGAAGATATAATTTTCTTTGCTAAAAGTGGAGAAGTAAAATTAAATATGGAATTTTGGAAAATTTAA
- a CDS encoding sucrose-specific PTS transporter subunit IIBC has protein sequence MDYSKVAKEILSLLGGEKNIKSASHCATRLRLVLNDDKKANIKAIEKIDDVKGTFKNSGQLQIIIGQGKVNKVYAAFIEGTNIKEASLSDNKKVAMSKMNIFERFARMLSNIFVPIIPAIVASGLLMGVLGLLQNFHLVNDKSGIYIMLNMFSNAAFQFLPMIIAFSAAREFDTNPFLAAALGAIMIHPDLQNAWTLGETATKTISIFGLHLGMVGYQGTVLPILISVWFMGHVERNLRKIVPNALDILLTPFLTLMISGFFAMMIIGPVGRFLGDELSFGLQALYNAAGPVAGFVFGGLYPFIVITGIHHSFQAVEAGLLANPAIHKNFLLPIWSMSNVAQGGAAIAVYFITRDKKVKSIAPTASLSCLLGITEPAIFGVNLKYTKPFIAGAIGGAFGGAYVVFMKVAMNGIGVSGIPGLAIVRAGFMINYIIGMIIAFGVAFGTTFLLGIKKNGEDETSEDETDEKSYKLSNETEILAAPVNGKVIPLEDVPDQTFADKLLGNGAAVDPKDGVVVSPVDGTVVHLFETKHAIAIKTESGLEILVHIGIDTVKMNGEGFEGFVEDGDVVKKGQKLVEFNLELVREKAVSPITMVIVTNSDDMSFVETEKTGEVKNGEDLVKVGL, from the coding sequence ATGGATTATAGTAAAGTGGCAAAAGAGATATTAAGTTTACTTGGAGGAGAAAAGAATATTAAAAGTGCATCACACTGTGCAACTAGACTTAGATTGGTTTTAAATGATGATAAAAAAGCAAATATTAAAGCTATAGAAAAAATTGACGATGTTAAGGGGACATTTAAAAATTCAGGGCAACTCCAAATAATAATAGGTCAAGGAAAAGTTAATAAAGTATATGCAGCTTTTATTGAAGGAACAAATATAAAGGAAGCAAGTTTAAGTGATAATAAAAAAGTAGCTATGTCAAAAATGAATATATTCGAAAGATTTGCACGAATGCTTTCAAATATATTTGTACCGATAATACCAGCCATAGTTGCAAGTGGACTTTTAATGGGTGTTTTAGGACTTTTACAAAATTTCCATTTAGTAAATGATAAAAGTGGTATTTATATAATGTTAAATATGTTCTCAAATGCTGCATTTCAATTTTTACCAATGATAATCGCGTTCAGTGCAGCAAGAGAATTTGATACTAATCCATTTCTAGCAGCAGCTTTAGGTGCAATAATGATTCATCCTGATCTTCAAAATGCATGGACATTAGGTGAAACTGCAACAAAGACAATTTCAATTTTTGGATTACATCTTGGAATGGTTGGATATCAAGGAACAGTTCTTCCTATACTAATTTCGGTATGGTTTATGGGGCATGTAGAAAGAAATCTTAGAAAAATAGTTCCAAATGCGTTAGATATATTATTAACTCCGTTTCTTACATTAATGATAAGTGGCTTTTTTGCAATGATGATAATAGGACCAGTTGGAAGGTTCTTAGGAGATGAACTATCTTTTGGATTACAAGCACTATACAATGCAGCAGGTCCAGTAGCAGGATTTGTATTTGGAGGACTTTATCCATTTATAGTTATTACAGGAATACACCACAGTTTTCAGGCTGTTGAAGCAGGACTTTTAGCTAATCCAGCAATACACAAAAACTTTCTTTTACCAATATGGTCTATGTCAAATGTAGCACAAGGTGGAGCAGCAATAGCAGTTTATTTTATTACAAGAGACAAGAAAGTTAAATCAATAGCACCTACAGCATCATTGTCATGTCTTCTTGGAATAACTGAACCAGCAATTTTTGGTGTTAACTTAAAGTATACAAAACCATTTATAGCTGGTGCAATTGGAGGAGCTTTTGGAGGAGCATATGTTGTATTTATGAAAGTAGCTATGAATGGTATTGGAGTTTCAGGAATACCTGGTTTAGCAATTGTAAGAGCAGGTTTTATGATTAATTATATAATAGGAATGATAATAGCTTTTGGAGTAGCTTTTGGAACAACTTTTTTACTTGGGATAAAGAAAAATGGTGAAGATGAAACTTCTGAAGATGAAACTGATGAGAAAAGTTATAAGCTTTCAAATGAAACTGAAATACTAGCAGCACCAGTTAATGGTAAAGTTATTCCTTTAGAAGATGTTCCAGATCAAACTTTTGCAGACAAACTTCTTGGAAATGGAGCTGCAGTTGATCCAAAGGATGGAGTAGTTGTTTCACCAGTAGATGGAACTGTAGTGCACTTATTTGAAACTAAACATGCTATTGCAATAAAAACAGAGAGTGGACTGGAAATTTTGGTTCACATAGGAATAGATACAGTTAAAATGAACGGAGAAGGTTTTGAGGGTTTTGTAGAAGATGGTGATGTAGTTAAAAAAGGACAAAAGTTAGTTGAATTTAATCTTGAACTCGTAAGGGAAAAAGCGGTATCTCCAATTACTATGGTTATAGTTACTAATTCAGATGACATGAGTTTTGTAGAGACAGAAAAGACCGGAGAAGTTAAAAATGGTGAGGATTTAGTGAAAGTAGGACTTTAA
- the licT gene encoding BglG family transcription antiterminator LicT, translating to MVIKKILNNNVITTIDEVTNLEKVIMGRGVAFQKKVGDVVNKDKIDKVFVIENESENLKFQELIHDIPMEYVKVSEAIISYAARKLETKFDEHIYIALTDHLAFAIKRHKLKIEIKNNMLWDIQRIYKNEYNVGLWALEYIKMELGIKFNIDEAGFIAMHLVDASLKETMNNTMSITEIVERILNIIKYFFSIEFNEDDISYDRLLTHLKFFAQRVVSKKNVYDDGDEHFLKVVKQNYKEAYKCVIKIKTYIEKNYDYDVNDGEMVYLTLHIQRILSSLKHR from the coding sequence ATGGTTATAAAAAAGATACTAAATAATAATGTAATTACAACTATAGACGAAGTTACGAATCTTGAAAAAGTCATTATGGGAAGAGGTGTTGCTTTTCAGAAAAAGGTTGGTGATGTAGTTAATAAAGATAAGATAGATAAGGTATTTGTAATTGAAAATGAAAGTGAAAATTTGAAGTTTCAAGAGCTTATTCACGATATCCCAATGGAATATGTAAAAGTTTCAGAAGCAATAATAAGTTATGCGGCTAGAAAACTAGAGACTAAGTTTGATGAACATATATATATAGCATTAACTGATCATCTGGCTTTTGCTATTAAAAGGCATAAGCTCAAGATTGAAATTAAAAATAATATGCTTTGGGATATACAAAGAATTTATAAAAATGAATATAATGTTGGATTATGGGCTCTTGAATATATTAAAATGGAGCTCGGAATAAAGTTTAATATTGACGAAGCGGGTTTTATTGCAATGCATCTTGTTGATGCATCTCTTAAAGAAACTATGAACAATACTATGAGTATAACAGAAATAGTCGAAAGGATTTTAAACATTATAAAGTATTTCTTTTCAATAGAATTCAACGAGGATGATATATCTTATGATAGACTGCTTACTCACCTTAAGTTTTTTGCACAAAGAGTTGTATCTAAAAAGAATGTGTATGATGATGGTGATGAGCACTTTTTAAAAGTTGTAAAGCAAAATTATAAGGAAGCTTATAAATGTGTAATTAAGATTAAAACTTATATAGAAAAAAATTATGATTATGATGTGAATGATGGAGAGATGGTTTATTTAACCCTTCACATTCAAAGAATACTATCAAGCTTAAAACATAGATAA
- a CDS encoding sensor histidine kinase gives MILLDILIIIILVVLLIIFFIVDILLVKGIGDLTYKLKEINSTETNSKLLLTVPFKKLSDLTLEINRNIERKISTEAKYKKSNLEMKKAIANISHDLRTPLTSIIGYIQLIEDETLPYDERKEYIKIVRNRSLNLQSLISSFYDLSRLESKEQKFELKPINLYDILCETAASFYNDFLNAGIEPVMKVDENAPSVIGDENAARRVFSNLILNAIRHGKGNFEISLKSENKFVITEFKNAAPELTREDAVHLFDRFFMADRTRNGNNTGLGLTIAKELVEQMGHSIFAELKNGKLNIIIKWKL, from the coding sequence GTGATTTTGCTGGATATATTAATAATTATTATATTGGTAGTTTTACTAATAATATTTTTTATTGTAGATATATTATTAGTTAAAGGTATTGGTGATTTAACATATAAACTTAAGGAAATCAATAGTACTGAGACTAATTCGAAATTACTTCTAACAGTGCCATTTAAGAAATTAAGTGATCTTACTTTGGAAATTAATAGGAATATTGAAAGAAAAATAAGTACAGAGGCAAAGTATAAAAAGAGTAATTTAGAAATGAAAAAGGCAATTGCAAATATATCTCATGACTTAAGAACTCCTCTTACCTCAATAATAGGATATATCCAGCTTATTGAGGATGAAACTTTACCTTATGATGAGAGAAAAGAATATATTAAAATAGTTAGAAATAGATCACTAAATCTTCAGAGTTTAATATCCAGCTTTTATGATTTATCAAGGCTTGAGTCAAAGGAGCAGAAGTTTGAGCTTAAGCCTATTAATTTATATGATATTTTATGCGAAACGGCAGCTTCATTTTATAATGATTTTTTAAATGCAGGAATAGAACCTGTAATGAAAGTAGATGAAAATGCTCCTAGTGTAATTGGTGATGAAAATGCTGCACGCCGTGTATTTTCAAATTTGATTTTAAATGCAATAAGACATGGCAAGGGAAATTTTGAAATTAGTTTGAAGAGTGAAAATAAGTTTGTAATTACGGAATTTAAAAATGCAGCACCTGAGCTTACAAGGGAGGATGCAGTTCATTTATTTGATAGATTTTTTATGGCTGATAGAACAAGAAATGGAAATAATACAGGACTTGGACTTACAATAGCAAAGGAGTTAGTTGAACAAATGGGGCATTCTATTTTTGCTGAGCTTAAGAATGGTAAATTAAATATAATAATAAAGTGGAAATTATAA
- a CDS encoding ABC transporter permease, whose translation MLNYIKSEFYRNFHKKYFILITGLVSLFLLGLNIFMLGVGIQKGVGLIDFMAACVQDFGMIAPLVLILFIVDMVSADEYKNKTLKNTIAFGMTRVKLVICKFIVILALFFLSMFIILFTLLGSSLIFFGPGKHFTWSIVFKCIFRWCAAVPLWISAILTGMFFVSIVNKAAGFIYLYIAVFAGFPILILTICDFLQDVFIENLIMPPSVTLMLMMISEKEIGINDNTILAEIIAVIYIVLFSVLTLVFFSKKDIK comes from the coding sequence ATGCTTAATTATATAAAATCGGAATTTTACAGAAATTTCCATAAAAAATATTTTATACTGATAACAGGATTAGTTTCCTTATTTTTACTTGGATTAAATATATTTATGCTTGGAGTTGGGATACAAAAGGGTGTTGGACTTATAGATTTCATGGCAGCATGTGTACAGGATTTTGGCATGATAGCTCCATTAGTACTCATTCTTTTTATAGTAGATATGGTTAGTGCTGACGAATACAAAAATAAAACTTTAAAAAATACGATTGCATTTGGAATGACCAGAGTTAAATTAGTTATTTGTAAATTTATAGTCATTTTAGCACTGTTTTTTTTATCTATGTTTATTATATTGTTTACACTTTTAGGAAGCTCATTAATATTTTTTGGACCGGGAAAGCATTTTACCTGGAGCATAGTGTTTAAGTGTATTTTTAGGTGGTGTGCGGCGGTTCCACTTTGGATTTCGGCAATACTTACAGGAATGTTTTTTGTAAGCATTGTGAATAAAGCAGCTGGTTTTATTTATCTATATATTGCTGTATTTGCAGGATTTCCAATATTAATTTTAACTATATGTGATTTTTTACAAGATGTTTTTATAGAAAATTTAATCATGCCTCCATCTGTAACTTTGATGTTAATGATGATTTCGGAAAAGGAAATTGGCATTAATGATAATACTATTCTGGCAGAGATAATAGCAGTTATATATATTGTTTTGTTTTCTGTTTTAACTTTAGTATTTTTCTCAAAAAAAGATATTAAATAA
- a CDS encoding ABC transporter permease, translating into MTNYIKAELYRIFNKKSFYVFIGVLMAACVGFNIFLKVDEKSSVYLFDLMKLGIDKISLLLPVVLIFIIIDMVNCDEYKNNTLKNMISFGMPKDKLIICKFIISIVVLFVIEIVILFAFYGSGALIFNMGNGITEFVPIFILRICLVSIPWMSIIALGLLLNSILNDFNMFFYAYSSVFIIIPIIIKLFSLFFGRRIFIFNSFFITSLIMTFGNLHAGIFKLVIADALSLIYIVVFLSMNIKYFSNKDIK; encoded by the coding sequence ATGACTAATTATATAAAAGCAGAGCTTTATAGGATTTTTAATAAAAAGAGCTTTTATGTTTTTATTGGCGTACTAATGGCTGCTTGTGTAGGTTTTAATATTTTTCTAAAAGTTGATGAAAAAAGCAGTGTATATCTATTTGATCTTATGAAACTTGGTATCGATAAAATTTCGTTATTATTACCTGTAGTATTAATTTTTATAATAATAGATATGGTTAATTGTGATGAATATAAAAACAATACTTTAAAAAATATGATTTCCTTTGGGATGCCAAAAGATAAACTCATTATCTGCAAATTTATAATTAGCATTGTAGTATTATTTGTAATTGAAATTGTTATTTTATTTGCTTTTTATGGAAGTGGTGCTCTCATTTTCAATATGGGAAATGGAATTACAGAATTTGTTCCAATTTTTATTTTGAGAATATGCTTAGTTTCTATACCATGGATGTCAATTATAGCTTTAGGTTTACTTTTAAATAGTATATTAAATGACTTTAATATGTTTTTTTATGCTTATAGCAGCGTGTTTATAATCATACCGATAATAATTAAGCTGTTTTCATTGTTCTTCGGTAGAAGAATCTTTATATTTAATAGTTTTTTTATAACTAGTTTAATTATGACTTTTGGAAATTTGCATGCAGGGATATTTAAATTAGTTATTGCAGATGCCTTAAGTTTAATATATATAGTAGTATTTTTGAGTATGAATATAAAGTATTTTTCTAATAAGGATATTAAATAA
- a CDS encoding ATP-binding cassette domain-containing protein produces the protein MDEVIFKARNLSKKYGKEYALKNAELQIKKGEIYGLVGRNGAGKTTLLKIISGLIHSTEGEIELFGETSNEKLSEVRHRTGSMIETPGFFSYLSARKNLEYYRIQRGIAEKNAVDISLELVGLQNAKDKKFKNFSMGMKQRLGMALAIMGSPDFLILDEPINGLDPEGIVEIRKVLMTLNKEKNTTIIISSHILSELSYLATFYGFIDKGKFIEQVSSKALEKKCKKCLLLKVSDTSKASVIIENEFKCSEYEVLNDGEIKIYQNYDKPEVISEMLIKSGVKLFSMNQIGFNLEDYFINLIGSDKND, from the coding sequence ATGGATGAGGTGATTTTTAAGGCTAGAAATTTAAGCAAAAAGTACGGTAAGGAATATGCTCTTAAAAATGCAGAACTTCAAATAAAAAAAGGTGAAATTTATGGACTTGTAGGTAGAAATGGAGCAGGGAAAACTACTCTTTTAAAAATTATAAGTGGTCTTATACATAGTACGGAAGGAGAAATTGAATTATTTGGTGAGACTTCTAATGAAAAACTAAGTGAAGTTAGGCACAGAACTGGAAGTATGATTGAGACACCGGGATTTTTTTCATATTTATCTGCTAGAAAAAATCTTGAATATTATAGGATTCAGAGGGGTATAGCAGAGAAAAATGCAGTAGATATTTCCCTTGAACTTGTTGGACTTCAGAATGCAAAAGATAAAAAGTTCAAGAATTTTTCCATGGGTATGAAACAGAGATTAGGCATGGCACTGGCTATTATGGGTAGTCCTGATTTTTTAATACTGGATGAACCTATAAATGGGCTTGATCCGGAAGGAATTGTTGAAATAAGAAAAGTATTAATGACACTTAATAAGGAAAAGAACACAACCATAATTATCTCAAGTCATATATTAAGTGAATTATCATATCTTGCAACTTTTTATGGATTTATTGATAAAGGAAAGTTTATAGAACAGGTATCCTCTAAGGCTTTGGAGAAAAAATGCAAAAAATGCCTTTTGCTTAAAGTTAGTGATACTTCAAAGGCTTCTGTCATAATAGAAAATGAGTTTAAGTGCAGTGAATATGAAGTATTAAATGATGGTGAAATAAAGATATATCAAAATTATGATAAGCCGGAAGTTATATCTGAAATGCTTATAAAAAGTGGTGTGAAATTATTTTCTATGAATCAAATTGGATTCAATTTAGAAGATTATTTTATTAATTTGATTGGTTCTGATAAAAATGACTAA
- a CDS encoding response regulator transcription factor, translating into MNENVSILIAEDDVDINKLLYKILSKKGYNVRCTYSGSEAEMCIERYNFSLILLDLMLPGITGEELIGRIRETKTMPIIVISAKPGQDVKIDVLKMGADDFISKPFDVNEVLARVEAQLRRYMLFSKGTHETTILKHKNLVLDEETLKVKVNGEEIYLTAKEFAILEILMTYPKKVFTKSNLFKEVWKDDYLGDDNTVNVHMSKIRSKIAEADPDTEYIHTVWGIGFKMSE; encoded by the coding sequence ATGAATGAAAATGTAAGTATTTTAATAGCAGAAGATGATGTGGATATAAACAAATTACTTTATAAAATACTGTCTAAAAAAGGTTATAACGTAAGATGTACATATTCTGGTTCTGAAGCAGAAATGTGCATAGAAAGGTATAACTTTTCTCTTATACTTCTTGATTTAATGTTGCCGGGGATTACAGGGGAAGAGCTAATAGGCAGGATACGTGAGACTAAAACTATGCCAATTATAGTTATATCGGCAAAGCCAGGTCAGGATGTTAAGATAGATGTACTTAAAATGGGAGCAGATGATTTTATATCCAAACCCTTTGATGTGAACGAGGTTTTAGCTAGAGTTGAGGCACAGCTTAGAAGATATATGCTTTTTTCTAAGGGTACCCATGAAACAACTATTTTAAAACATAAGAATTTAGTATTAGATGAAGAAACCCTTAAAGTTAAAGTTAATGGAGAAGAGATATATTTAACTGCAAAAGAATTTGCAATACTTGAAATACTTATGACCTATCCTAAAAAAGTATTTACTAAATCTAATTTATTTAAAGAGGTATGGAAGGATGATTATTTGGGAGATGACAACACTGTAAATGTTCATATGAGCAAAATCCGTTCAAAGATAGCAGAGGCCGATCCTGATACTGAATATATTCATACCGTATGGGGCATTGGTTTTAAAATGAGTGAATAA
- a CDS encoding HAD family hydrolase produces the protein MYTHILFDLDGTLTDSGEGIINSFNYALKKFNIDVKDLSSLRKVIGPPLKDSFIDFYNFNENNVDEAVSYYREYFKAKGMFENKVYHGIPILLSSLKEKGFHLVVATSKPTVFSNEILKHFNLYDYFDGVFGSTLDGTLCKKEDIIKYAINELNIKNNNAIMIGDREHDMIGASRNNINSIGVTYGFGSSEELKNAGASYVVDAVDELLQKIVLLNR, from the coding sequence ATGTATACCCACATATTATTTGATTTAGATGGAACACTCACAGATTCTGGAGAAGGTATAATAAATTCATTTAATTATGCACTCAAAAAATTTAACATTGATGTAAAAGATTTAAGTTCTCTGCGCAAAGTTATAGGACCACCTCTTAAGGATTCTTTTATAGATTTTTATAACTTTAATGAAAATAATGTAGATGAGGCTGTTTCCTATTACAGAGAATACTTTAAAGCTAAGGGAATGTTTGAAAACAAAGTGTATCATGGAATCCCAATTTTACTAAGTTCTTTAAAAGAGAAAGGATTTCATTTGGTTGTAGCCACTTCAAAGCCAACTGTGTTTTCCAATGAAATATTAAAGCATTTCAACCTATATGACTACTTTGATGGTGTATTTGGAAGCACTCTTGATGGAACACTCTGCAAAAAGGAAGATATAATAAAATATGCCATAAATGAACTAAACATAAAAAATAATAATGCAATAATGATTGGAGACAGAGAGCACGATATGATAGGCGCTTCAAGAAATAATATTAACTCAATAGGTGTTACGTACGGCTTTGGCTCCTCTGAGGAACTAAAAAATGCTGGTGCTTCTTATGTTGTAGACGCTGTGGACGAGCTCTTGCAAAAAATCGTCTTACTAAATAGGTAA
- a CDS encoding arsenate reductase family protein: MNIQIFGTKKCFDTKKAERYFKERKIKYQFIDLKEKALSKGELASVKAAVGLNNLINTKAKKYKALNLDNIRTDSVKEEILLNNPEVYVTPIVRNGKQATVGYNPETWQKWIVGAK, encoded by the coding sequence ATGAACATTCAGATTTTTGGTACAAAAAAATGTTTTGATACAAAGAAAGCAGAGAGATATTTTAAAGAGAGAAAAATAAAATATCAATTCATAGATTTAAAAGAAAAAGCTTTAAGCAAAGGTGAATTAGCTAGTGTTAAAGCTGCTGTTGGTTTAAATAATTTAATAAATACCAAGGCAAAAAAATACAAAGCTTTAAATCTTGATAACATAAGAACTGATTCAGTTAAAGAAGAAATATTATTAAATAATCCTGAAGTATATGTTACACCAATAGTTAGGAATGGAAAACAAGCAACTGTCGGATATAATCCAGAAACATGGCAAAAATGGATAGTGGGGGCTAAGTAA
- a CDS encoding tetratricopeptide repeat protein, with translation MSNKNLDSADKYKKMALNLNLVGNYDKAIKYFKKSLEFNKDDFGVLINIAANYTVLKNYDNAVEYYDKALHIMPNDELAMSEKANVLFLQGDFKKAADQFDMVIKNNEDNKTALYNKGISLEKAGEFADAIYCFQLLIDKDNKYIDAYYSKARIEEKLGKTKEAINTYITIASLKEDDGDPYLRIASIYNRRCLYDKALIYIEKFLEVNPERVIGYVNKALILMSSKRYNEALEWINRAIKMKNDDPDIYTVKGSLYRKIAEYEEAIRWYDEAIKIDNNCFKAYVFKAEVLMKIKDYYKAAECYKFLIKNDKSKLYSSFAKAPYKLVLIYKKLGEYDRVKETGEKAIKYYEELICIAKENNEFEEIIKKIKEILNSL, from the coding sequence ATGTCAAATAAGAATTTGGACAGCGCGGATAAATATAAGAAGATGGCATTAAATTTAAATCTTGTAGGTAATTATGATAAGGCAATAAAATATTTTAAAAAGTCTCTGGAATTTAATAAAGATGATTTTGGGGTGCTTATAAATATAGCTGCAAATTATACTGTTTTAAAAAATTATGATAATGCAGTAGAATATTATGATAAGGCACTTCATATTATGCCAAATGATGAGCTTGCAATGAGTGAAAAAGCAAATGTTTTATTTCTACAGGGTGATTTTAAAAAAGCAGCAGATCAATTTGATATGGTTATAAAGAATAATGAAGATAACAAAACAGCTTTGTATAATAAGGGAATTTCACTTGAAAAAGCAGGTGAATTTGCCGATGCAATTTACTGCTTTCAGTTACTTATTGATAAGGACAATAAATATATAGATGCATACTATTCGAAAGCAAGAATTGAAGAAAAGCTAGGTAAAACTAAAGAAGCTATAAATACATATATTACAATTGCAAGTTTAAAGGAAGATGATGGAGATCCTTATCTAAGAATTGCAAGCATTTACAACAGAAGATGCCTTTATGATAAAGCTCTTATTTATATAGAAAAGTTCCTTGAAGTTAATCCTGAAAGGGTAATAGGATATGTAAATAAAGCTCTTATTCTGATGAGCAGTAAAAGATACAATGAAGCTCTGGAGTGGATTAATAGGGCAATTAAAATGAAAAATGATGATCCTGATATATATACAGTAAAAGGAAGCTTGTATAGAAAAATAGCAGAATATGAAGAGGCCATTAGATGGTATGATGAGGCAATAAAAATTGATAATAACTGCTTTAAAGCTTATGTATTTAAAGCAGAGGTTCTTATGAAAATTAAGGATTATTATAAAGCGGCTGAGTGTTATAAATTTTTGATAAAGAATGATAAATCGAAATTGTATTCTTCTTTTGCAAAAGCCCCATATAAATTGGTTTTAATTTATAAAAAATTAGGTGAATATGATAGGGTAAAGGAAACCGGCGAAAAGGCTATAAAGTATTATGAGGAGCTTATTTGTATAGCAAAAGAAAACAATGAGTTTGAGGAAATAATAAAGAAAATAAAAGAAATTTTAAATAGTTTATAA